One Arthrobacter sp. StoSoilB19 DNA window includes the following coding sequences:
- a CDS encoding Rieske (2Fe-2S) protein: protein MSGAGTGAGAHVLGPVDQIPLGEGRAFGVGSEQVAVFRLRDGSLRAVSGVCPHRGGPVADGTVDRQVVICPLHQHAFDLTSGCSTTGAEPLRTYRISLDPEQNLVLETAEM from the coding sequence ATGAGCGGCGCCGGAACAGGTGCCGGCGCCCATGTCCTGGGGCCGGTCGACCAGATTCCCCTGGGCGAGGGAAGGGCCTTCGGAGTCGGGAGCGAACAGGTGGCCGTCTTCCGGCTGCGGGACGGTTCGTTGCGGGCGGTCTCCGGGGTCTGCCCCCACCGCGGCGGCCCTGTTGCGGACGGCACCGTGGACCGGCAGGTGGTGATTTGTCCGCTGCACCAGCACGCGTTCGACCTCACGTCGGGATGCTCCACCACCGGAGCGGAACCCCTGCGGACCTACCGGATTTCCCTGGATCCGGAGCAGAATCTGGTGCTGGAGACGGCTGAGATGTAG
- a CDS encoding CPBP family intramembrane glutamic endopeptidase, producing MATVHRVPPAPQPQLYRFSPMDLATLCLYVAIAGFFAVAGDLVVPFVRQIAPSPAAATYAVNLLFYASVGILALLAARKVVVRDLKVLATRPWFTLLMVPAAVIAMMILTAIVVAANGQVETSANQAGLQALMQQVPAWLMVPLLVVVGPFVEEYIFRHLLIGKLSRRLNIWICCALSVLLFAALHIVGQEAITLTALLPYLAMGATLVFVYVWTGKNVMFSYFVHAAKNLLAVILVYAIPPELFEQMQNIQA from the coding sequence ATGGCAACAGTCCACCGCGTACCGCCCGCGCCACAGCCCCAGCTGTACCGCTTCTCCCCCATGGACCTGGCCACGCTGTGCCTCTACGTTGCCATCGCAGGGTTCTTCGCGGTTGCCGGCGATCTGGTGGTTCCCTTCGTCCGGCAGATCGCACCGTCCCCCGCCGCCGCCACCTACGCCGTGAACCTGCTGTTCTATGCCTCGGTGGGAATACTGGCGCTGCTGGCCGCCCGCAAAGTGGTGGTCCGGGACCTCAAGGTCCTGGCAACCCGGCCCTGGTTCACGCTGCTGATGGTGCCAGCGGCCGTAATCGCCATGATGATCCTCACCGCAATTGTGGTGGCCGCCAACGGGCAGGTGGAGACCTCCGCGAACCAGGCGGGCCTGCAGGCGCTCATGCAGCAGGTTCCCGCGTGGCTCATGGTTCCGCTGCTGGTGGTGGTGGGCCCGTTCGTGGAGGAATACATCTTCCGCCACCTGCTGATCGGCAAGCTCAGCAGGCGCCTCAACATCTGGATCTGCTGTGCCCTGTCCGTCCTGCTGTTCGCAGCGCTCCACATCGTGGGGCAGGAAGCGATCACCCTCACCGCATTGCTCCCCTACCTGGCCATGGGCGCCACGCTGGTGTTCGTTTACGTGTGGACGGGGAAGAACGTGATGTTCTCCTACTTCGTGCACGCCGCCAAGAACCTGCTGGCGGTAATCCTGGTCTACGCCATCCCGCCGGAACTCTTCGAGCAGATGCAGAACATCCAGGCATAG
- a CDS encoding DNA polymerase IV, protein MLHVDLDQFIAAVEVLRRPELAGKPVIVGGRGDPTERAVVSTASYEARAYGVGSGMPLRIAARKVPDAVILPVDHEAYLEASEKVMAVLRSQPGATVQVLGWDEAFVGVETTDPEACARQIQQAVLAETRLHCSIGIGDTLVRAKVATGFGKPAGIFRLTEGNWLDVMGGRPTIELWGIGAKVSQRLAKLGIKTVEALAAADPGDLVPEFGPKMGPWYAQLGRGDGARVVDDTPWVARGHSRETTFQRDLTDAAEIDDAVRELAARVLEDVAAEGRPVIGLTLKVRYAPFSTTTYGRKIPATSDPGEVLARTFDLLAKIEPGRPIRLLGLRAEMTMPEDSRKGHTPTRSGW, encoded by the coding sequence GTGCTGCATGTGGACCTGGACCAGTTCATCGCTGCCGTCGAGGTGCTCCGCCGGCCGGAGCTTGCGGGCAAGCCGGTGATCGTGGGCGGCCGCGGTGATCCCACCGAGCGGGCGGTGGTGTCCACGGCGTCCTACGAGGCCAGGGCCTACGGCGTGGGCTCCGGCATGCCGCTGCGCATCGCCGCGCGGAAAGTGCCGGACGCGGTCATCCTTCCCGTGGACCACGAGGCGTACCTGGAGGCGTCGGAGAAGGTCATGGCAGTGCTGCGCTCGCAGCCCGGGGCAACGGTGCAGGTGCTCGGCTGGGATGAGGCGTTCGTTGGCGTCGAGACGACGGATCCGGAGGCCTGCGCCCGGCAAATCCAGCAGGCCGTCCTGGCGGAAACGCGCCTCCACTGCAGCATCGGGATTGGCGACACCCTGGTCCGTGCCAAGGTTGCCACCGGATTTGGCAAGCCCGCCGGCATCTTCCGGCTGACGGAAGGCAACTGGCTTGACGTCATGGGGGGCCGTCCCACGATTGAGCTGTGGGGCATTGGTGCAAAGGTCTCCCAGCGCCTGGCCAAGCTGGGCATCAAGACTGTCGAGGCGCTCGCAGCCGCGGACCCCGGTGACCTGGTCCCCGAGTTCGGTCCCAAGATGGGTCCCTGGTACGCCCAGCTTGGGCGGGGTGACGGCGCGCGGGTGGTCGACGATACTCCCTGGGTGGCCCGGGGGCACAGCAGGGAGACCACCTTCCAGCGCGACCTGACGGATGCGGCGGAAATTGACGACGCCGTTAGGGAGTTGGCCGCGCGGGTGCTGGAGGATGTTGCTGCCGAGGGGCGGCCGGTGATTGGCCTGACGTTGAAGGTGCGGTACGCCCCGTTCAGCACCACGACCTACGGACGGAAGATCCCCGCGACGTCCGATCCGGGCGAAGTACTGGCCCGGACCTTCGACCTCCTGGCGAAGATCGAGCCGGGCCGGCCCATCCGGTTGCTCGGCCTCCGGGCCGAGATGACCATGCCCGAGGATTCGCGAAAGGGGCACACGCCCACCCGCAGTGGATGGTGA
- a CDS encoding CsbD family protein: MGLGDKISNAAEDLGGKAKEAAGTATDNDRLKAEGQADQVKADAKKVGESVKDEFKRD, encoded by the coding sequence ATGGGCCTCGGAGACAAGATCAGTAACGCGGCAGAGGACCTTGGCGGCAAGGCCAAGGAAGCTGCAGGAACCGCGACCGACAATGACCGGCTGAAGGCAGAGGGCCAGGCCGACCAGGTCAAAGCCGATGCCAAGAAGGTCGGCGAGAGTGTGAAGGACGAGTTCAAGCGGGACTAG
- a CDS encoding pentapeptide repeat-containing protein: MDKVRGKGVAKVAPPRLSPVELQGLEDRPDLEFRRGGRHENARFSRPAADGLDLGGAVFSECVFEAASFNETQLRGASFRDCILAELYAPVFRGARSTWQEVEFRNPRLGSAELYESGWRSVRIDGGKLDFLNLRGAKLTDVLITGCIINELDLGAAVATRVKLVDCTVGSLDLAGAKLKDFDLRGTEFRKISGLGSLAGMVIDDYQLGLLAPLLAAHLGVTVL; this comes from the coding sequence ATGGATAAAGTGCGAGGCAAGGGGGTGGCCAAAGTGGCGCCGCCCCGGCTCTCCCCGGTGGAACTGCAGGGTCTTGAGGACCGCCCGGACCTCGAGTTCCGGCGTGGCGGGAGGCATGAGAACGCCCGGTTCAGCCGTCCCGCCGCCGACGGCCTGGACCTGGGCGGTGCCGTCTTTTCCGAGTGCGTCTTCGAGGCCGCGTCCTTCAATGAGACCCAGCTTCGCGGTGCCTCGTTCCGCGACTGCATCCTGGCCGAACTGTATGCGCCCGTCTTCCGGGGCGCGCGGAGCACCTGGCAGGAGGTGGAGTTCCGCAATCCGCGCCTGGGCTCTGCCGAGCTCTATGAAAGCGGCTGGCGGTCCGTCCGGATCGACGGCGGCAAGCTGGACTTCCTCAACCTCCGCGGCGCCAAGCTCACGGATGTGCTGATCACCGGCTGCATCATCAATGAACTTGACCTTGGTGCCGCCGTGGCAACCCGCGTGAAGCTTGTGGACTGCACGGTGGGATCGCTGGACCTGGCTGGAGCCAAGCTGAAGGACTTTGACCTCAGGGGCACGGAATTCCGCAAAATCAGTGGACTCGGCAGCCTGGCCGGCATGGTGATTGACGATTACCAGCTGGGACTCCTCGCGCCACTCCTTGCCGCCCACCTGGGGGTGACAGTCCTGTAA
- a CDS encoding amino acid permease codes for MPQSTPTDLENRTAPPVAVDSSLSAEGYSKTLGRRHVTMIAMGGAIGVGLFMGAGGRLASTGPALIFSYAIAGVIAYLLMRALGELIMYRQTSGSLVSYSGEMFGQKGAYLSGWMYFINWGMTGIAELIAIGLYFQFFFPNVPVEASAIAALALLVAVNLLSVKAFGEFEFWASCLKVGAIVIFLAVGTFMVVTNAKVGDGHASVSNLFAAEGGMFPKGALVMVLVLNAVIFAYNGIELVGVTAGEMEKPEREVPKAIRAVVLRIVVFYVGSVLLLAMLLPSDQYRAGTSPFVTVFGQMGLGWVGDVMNMIVITAALSSCNSGLYSIGRVFRTMANNGHAPQWLTKMSKRHVPYAAILAIAAFYLVGILLNIWLGGSHAFDLALNSASIGVIFCWGSIFASQIVLRRRKGVTSTLPMPGSPWTSWAGMLGLLAITVLIGFDTMTSKDGEVFYLGLWTLATIPFFALVLWLGWQKVKNNQPKSQLFS; via the coding sequence GTGCCTCAAAGTACCCCCACAGATCTCGAGAACCGCACGGCCCCACCCGTCGCCGTCGACTCATCCCTCAGCGCCGAGGGCTACAGCAAGACGCTCGGCCGGCGCCACGTCACCATGATCGCCATGGGCGGCGCCATCGGCGTCGGCCTCTTCATGGGAGCCGGCGGCCGCCTCGCCTCCACCGGCCCGGCCCTGATCTTCTCCTACGCCATCGCCGGCGTCATCGCCTACCTGCTCATGCGGGCCCTGGGCGAACTCATCATGTACCGCCAGACCTCCGGCTCCCTGGTGAGCTACTCCGGTGAGATGTTCGGCCAAAAGGGCGCCTACCTGTCCGGCTGGATGTACTTCATCAACTGGGGCATGACCGGCATCGCCGAGCTCATCGCCATCGGCCTGTACTTCCAGTTCTTCTTCCCCAATGTCCCCGTGGAAGCGTCGGCCATCGCCGCCCTGGCGCTCCTGGTGGCCGTCAACCTGCTGAGCGTCAAAGCGTTCGGCGAGTTCGAATTCTGGGCCTCCTGCCTCAAGGTCGGCGCAATCGTCATCTTCCTGGCCGTGGGCACCTTCATGGTGGTCACCAACGCCAAGGTGGGCGACGGCCACGCGTCCGTGTCGAACCTCTTCGCGGCCGAGGGCGGCATGTTCCCCAAGGGCGCGCTGGTGATGGTCCTGGTCCTCAATGCCGTTATCTTCGCCTACAACGGCATCGAACTGGTGGGCGTCACCGCCGGCGAGATGGAAAAGCCGGAACGCGAAGTGCCCAAGGCGATCCGCGCCGTCGTGCTGCGCATTGTGGTGTTCTACGTAGGGTCCGTCCTGCTTCTGGCCATGCTGCTGCCGTCCGACCAGTACAGGGCCGGCACGTCCCCGTTCGTGACCGTCTTCGGCCAGATGGGCCTGGGCTGGGTGGGCGACGTCATGAACATGATCGTCATCACCGCCGCCCTCTCCTCCTGCAACTCCGGGCTGTACTCCATCGGCCGGGTCTTCCGCACCATGGCCAACAACGGCCACGCCCCGCAGTGGCTCACCAAAATGTCCAAGCGGCACGTCCCGTATGCAGCCATCCTGGCCATCGCCGCGTTCTACCTCGTGGGCATCCTGCTGAACATCTGGCTGGGCGGCTCGCACGCGTTCGACCTGGCGCTCAACAGTGCCTCCATCGGCGTGATCTTCTGCTGGGGCTCCATCTTCGCCAGCCAGATCGTGCTGCGGCGCCGCAAGGGCGTCACTTCCACCCTGCCCATGCCCGGCTCGCCGTGGACCAGCTGGGCGGGCATGCTGGGCCTGCTCGCCATCACCGTGCTGATCGGGTTCGACACCATGACCAGCAAGGACGGCGAGGTGTTCTACCTGGGCCTGTGGACCCTGGCCACCATTCCGTTCTTCGCGCTGGTCCTGTGGCTGGGCTGGCAGAAGGTCAAGAACAACCAGCCCAAGAGCCAGCTCTTCAGCTAG
- the nirB gene encoding nitrite reductase large subunit NirB, producing MAGARAVEEILARGGAEQFSITMFGDEPYGNYNRIMLSHVLSGEESDADIFLNPLSWYQDNGITLHAGVRADRIDRFAKHVFSSDGRVTPYDTLIIATGSRSHLPPLDGLHTPGGSVKQGVFGFRTIDDTRKMAAHAQQEHHRYAVVIGGGLLGLEAAAGLRSFGLGVDVVHSGGHLMSAQMGPDGGAVLRRSVEALGIGVLTGCRTTAVLGRDRVTGVSLRGRPDIACDMVVVAAGIRPNVDLAVLSGLPVERAIVVDDSLRVQDEDDIYAVGECVQHRGEVYGLVAPLWEQAVVLANHVTGTDTGAAYLGSRTATKLKVAGVEVASMGLHGPELETDEHIVFSEPSRGVFKSIVVRDNKMVGATLLGDSRKVAYLTQAFDRGLPLPEERLGLMFDLGTPGEETGVAELDGEAQVCNCNGVSKKDLVGAVKSGCTSVSGAMDATRAGKGCGSCKLLVRQVVEWAADGAVEEDPAAGYYVPGIPLDKQALMAEVRARGLRSVSAVFQALAPGGAEDAKSKMGLASLLKMMLGGRYIDERDARFINDRVHANIQRDGTFSVVPQMKGGVTSVQQLRRIADVAEKHNVPLIKLTGGQRIDLLGIRKEDLPQVWADLDMPSGYAYGKSFRTVKTCVGKDFCRYGTGDSTKLGIEIESRFQGLEAPAKLKLAVSGCPRNCAESLVKDVGVVAVEGGRWEIYVGGAAGAHIRKGDLLATVDDPEEVKVLTGRFMQYYREQANWLERTYAFVPRVGIEHLRAVIVQDAEGIAGRLDEAVQASVDSYVDPWQERDDPRTPGQFRTSLPLTVLPQVPVR from the coding sequence ATGGCCGGCGCCCGGGCGGTCGAGGAGATCCTGGCCCGGGGCGGTGCGGAGCAGTTCAGCATCACCATGTTCGGGGACGAGCCGTACGGAAACTACAACCGGATCATGCTCAGCCACGTCCTTTCGGGCGAGGAGAGCGACGCGGACATCTTCCTCAACCCCCTGTCCTGGTACCAGGACAACGGCATCACGCTGCACGCGGGCGTCCGGGCGGACAGGATCGACCGGTTCGCCAAGCACGTGTTTTCCAGCGACGGCCGGGTGACGCCCTACGACACGCTGATCATCGCCACGGGAAGCCGCTCCCACCTTCCTCCCCTGGACGGCCTTCACACCCCGGGCGGGTCGGTGAAACAGGGCGTCTTCGGCTTCCGCACCATCGATGACACCCGCAAAATGGCTGCCCACGCACAGCAGGAACATCACCGGTACGCCGTGGTGATCGGCGGGGGCCTGCTGGGGCTGGAGGCCGCTGCCGGGCTGCGCAGCTTCGGGCTGGGAGTGGACGTGGTCCACTCCGGCGGCCACCTGATGAGCGCACAGATGGGGCCCGACGGCGGTGCGGTGCTCCGCCGGAGCGTTGAGGCCCTGGGCATCGGGGTGCTGACCGGCTGCCGGACCACGGCCGTCCTTGGCAGGGACAGGGTGACCGGCGTCAGCCTCCGCGGCCGGCCGGACATTGCGTGCGACATGGTGGTGGTGGCGGCCGGGATCCGTCCCAACGTGGACCTGGCTGTCCTCAGCGGGCTCCCGGTGGAGCGGGCCATTGTGGTGGATGACAGCCTGCGGGTCCAGGACGAGGACGACATCTACGCGGTGGGGGAGTGCGTCCAGCACCGCGGTGAGGTGTACGGGCTGGTGGCCCCGCTGTGGGAGCAGGCGGTGGTGCTGGCCAACCATGTGACGGGGACGGACACGGGCGCCGCGTACCTGGGCTCGCGCACGGCCACCAAACTGAAGGTGGCCGGCGTCGAGGTGGCTTCCATGGGCCTGCACGGGCCGGAACTTGAGACGGACGAACACATCGTCTTTTCCGAGCCCAGCCGCGGGGTCTTCAAGTCCATCGTGGTGCGGGACAACAAGATGGTGGGCGCCACGCTGCTGGGGGACAGCCGCAAGGTGGCCTACCTGACCCAGGCGTTCGACCGCGGGCTTCCGTTGCCCGAGGAACGGCTCGGGCTGATGTTCGATCTTGGCACGCCCGGGGAGGAGACCGGAGTCGCGGAGCTCGACGGCGAAGCACAGGTCTGCAACTGCAACGGCGTCAGCAAGAAGGACCTGGTGGGCGCGGTGAAGAGCGGCTGCACCTCGGTGTCCGGGGCCATGGACGCCACCCGTGCCGGCAAAGGGTGCGGCTCCTGCAAGCTCCTGGTGCGGCAGGTGGTGGAGTGGGCGGCCGACGGAGCGGTGGAAGAGGATCCCGCTGCCGGCTACTACGTTCCCGGCATCCCCCTGGACAAGCAGGCCCTGATGGCAGAAGTCCGGGCACGCGGCCTGCGGTCGGTTTCGGCCGTGTTCCAGGCGCTGGCGCCGGGCGGCGCCGAGGATGCAAAGTCGAAGATGGGGCTCGCTTCGCTGCTCAAGATGATGCTGGGGGGCCGGTACATCGACGAACGCGACGCCCGCTTCATCAACGACAGGGTCCACGCCAACATCCAGCGGGACGGCACCTTTTCCGTGGTGCCCCAGATGAAGGGCGGCGTGACGTCGGTCCAGCAGCTGCGCCGGATCGCAGATGTTGCGGAGAAGCACAACGTCCCGCTGATCAAGCTCACCGGGGGGCAGCGCATCGACCTGCTGGGGATCCGCAAGGAGGACCTGCCGCAGGTGTGGGCGGACCTGGACATGCCCTCCGGCTATGCCTACGGCAAGAGCTTCCGCACCGTGAAAACCTGCGTGGGAAAGGACTTTTGCCGCTACGGCACCGGCGACTCCACCAAATTGGGTATCGAGATCGAATCCCGCTTCCAGGGCCTCGAGGCGCCCGCCAAACTCAAGCTCGCAGTCTCTGGGTGTCCCCGGAACTGCGCCGAATCGCTGGTGAAGGATGTGGGCGTGGTGGCAGTGGAGGGCGGCCGCTGGGAGATCTATGTAGGGGGAGCCGCCGGTGCCCACATCCGCAAGGGAGACCTGCTGGCCACCGTGGACGATCCGGAAGAGGTGAAGGTCCTTACCGGCCGTTTCATGCAGTACTACCGCGAACAGGCCAACTGGCTGGAACGGACCTATGCCTTCGTCCCGCGCGTGGGCATCGAGCACCTGCGGGCCGTGATTGTGCAGGACGCAGAGGGGATCGCCGGACGGCTTGACGAGGCGGTGCAGGCCTCCGTGGACAGCTACGTTGATCCGTGGCAGGAACGCGATGACCCGCGAACGCCCGGCCAGTTCAGGACTTCTCTGCCCCTGACCGTCCTCCCTCAGGTGCCGGTCCGATGA
- a CDS encoding thiolase family protein translates to MAATAGPQAFLVGGVRTPVGRYGGALSAVRPDDLAALVLREAVERAGLDPESIDEVILGNANGAGEENRNVARMATLLAGLPLHIPGITVNRLCASGLSAIIQASHMIKAGAADIVIAGGVESMSRAPWVQEKPTAAFAKPGQIFDTSIGWRFTNPHFQHGGLSRDGKMTYSMPETAEEVARVDGISREDADAFAVRSHQLALDAIEAGRFKDEIVPVTVKTRKSETVVDTDEGPRPGTSMDVLAALKPVAHGGSVVTAGNSSSLNDGASAIIVASEAAIERLGLTPRARIIDGASAGCEPEIMGIGPVPATQKVLKRSGLGVGDLSAVELNEAFATQSLACIRRLGLEPEIVNRDGGAIALGHPLGSSGSRIAITLLGRMEREDARIGLATMCVGVGQGTALLLEKI, encoded by the coding sequence ATGGCTGCAACCGCAGGTCCGCAGGCTTTCCTTGTTGGCGGGGTCCGAACGCCCGTGGGCAGGTACGGAGGCGCGCTGTCCGCCGTGCGCCCGGACGACCTCGCCGCCCTGGTGCTCCGCGAGGCCGTGGAACGCGCCGGCCTGGATCCCGAGAGCATTGACGAAGTAATTCTCGGCAACGCGAACGGCGCGGGGGAGGAGAACCGGAACGTGGCCCGGATGGCCACCCTGCTTGCCGGGCTGCCGCTGCACATCCCGGGCATAACGGTCAACCGGCTCTGTGCCTCCGGCCTGAGCGCCATCATCCAGGCCAGCCATATGATCAAGGCCGGCGCCGCGGACATCGTGATTGCCGGCGGGGTTGAGTCCATGAGCCGGGCACCCTGGGTGCAGGAGAAGCCCACCGCCGCCTTCGCCAAGCCGGGCCAGATCTTTGACACCTCCATCGGCTGGCGGTTCACCAACCCCCACTTCCAGCACGGCGGGCTGTCCCGCGACGGCAAGATGACCTACTCCATGCCTGAAACGGCAGAGGAAGTGGCCAGGGTGGATGGCATCTCCCGCGAGGACGCCGATGCATTCGCCGTCCGCTCGCACCAGCTTGCCCTGGACGCCATCGAAGCCGGCCGCTTCAAGGACGAGATCGTTCCCGTGACCGTCAAGACACGCAAATCCGAAACGGTGGTGGATACGGACGAAGGCCCGCGCCCCGGCACCAGCATGGACGTTCTTGCAGCGCTGAAGCCGGTGGCGCACGGCGGATCCGTGGTGACGGCCGGGAACTCCTCGTCCCTCAACGACGGCGCCTCGGCGATCATTGTGGCGTCGGAGGCAGCCATCGAGCGGTTGGGCCTGACACCCCGGGCGCGCATCATCGACGGCGCGTCTGCCGGCTGTGAACCCGAGATCATGGGCATTGGTCCCGTCCCCGCCACCCAGAAAGTACTCAAGCGCAGCGGCCTGGGCGTCGGTGACCTGTCCGCCGTCGAACTTAATGAAGCCTTTGCCACGCAGTCCCTGGCCTGCATCCGGCGCCTGGGGCTGGAGCCGGAAATCGTGAACCGCGACGGCGGAGCCATCGCCCTGGGGCACCCGCTTGGTTCCAGCGGCTCACGGATTGCCATCACCCTGCTGGGACGGATGGAGCGTGAGGACGCCCGAATCGGCCTTGCCACCATGTGCGTGGGCGTCGGCCAGGGCACCGCCCTGCTGCTGGAGAAAATCTGA
- a CDS encoding enoyl-CoA hydratase/isomerase family protein, with protein sequence MAAWVDLAAEEFTALLVEERDDRVVVLLNRPEVKNAIDQQMVDELHVVCTALEQNPKVLIIAGVEGVFASGADIAQLRERRRDDALQGINSTIFVRIAKLPMPVIAALDGYCLGGGAELAYAADFRIGTPNVRIGNPETGLGILAAAGASWRLKELVGEPMAKQILLAGLILGADEAKAANLITEIHDPAELLDAAHGLANRIGRQDPLAVRITKSVFHAPAEAHPLIDQLAQGILFESQAKFDRMQAFLDRNAAKKANAASANPADGK encoded by the coding sequence ATGGCGGCCTGGGTGGACTTGGCGGCGGAAGAGTTCACCGCCCTTTTGGTGGAGGAGCGGGACGACCGCGTGGTGGTGCTGCTCAACCGGCCCGAGGTGAAGAACGCAATTGACCAGCAGATGGTGGATGAGCTCCATGTTGTCTGCACAGCGCTGGAACAGAACCCCAAGGTGCTGATCATTGCCGGCGTGGAGGGTGTCTTCGCCTCCGGCGCGGACATCGCGCAGCTTCGCGAAAGGCGTCGGGACGATGCCCTGCAGGGGATCAACTCCACCATCTTCGTCCGGATCGCCAAGCTGCCCATGCCGGTCATTGCCGCACTGGACGGTTACTGCCTGGGCGGCGGGGCGGAGCTTGCCTACGCTGCGGACTTCCGGATCGGCACCCCCAACGTGCGGATCGGCAACCCGGAAACCGGGCTGGGAATCCTCGCCGCGGCCGGTGCCAGCTGGCGGTTGAAGGAGCTGGTGGGCGAACCGATGGCCAAGCAGATCCTCCTGGCCGGCCTTATCCTCGGCGCCGATGAGGCCAAAGCGGCCAACCTCATCACCGAAATCCACGATCCCGCGGAGCTTTTGGATGCAGCCCACGGCCTGGCCAACAGGATCGGGCGGCAGGACCCGCTGGCCGTCCGCATTACCAAATCCGTGTTCCACGCCCCTGCCGAGGCGCATCCGCTGATCGACCAGCTGGCCCAGGGCATCCTGTTCGAATCCCAGGCCAAATTCGACCGGATGCAGGCGTTCCTGGACCGGAACGCAGCCAAGAAGGCCAACGCCGCCTCCGCCAATCCAGCCGACGGAAAGTAG
- a CDS encoding 1,4-dihydroxy-2-naphthoyl-CoA synthase, protein MSNQIPAPVSDVFDPTRWRVVSGFEDFQDMTYHRQVERDSDGGWVRDLPTVRIAFNRPEVRNAFRPGTVDELYRAMDHARMTPDVATVLLTGNGPSPKDGGHSFCSGGDQRIRGRDGYRYADGETQETIDPARAGRLHILEVQRLMRTMPKVVIAVVNGWAAGGGHSLHVVSDLTIASRQHGKFKQTDATVGSFDAGYGSALLARQVGQKTAREIFFLAREYSAEDMVRMGAVNEAVDHARLEEVALEYAADIARQSPQAIRMLKFAFNLADDGLAGQQVFAGEATRLAYMTDEAVEGKEAFLQKRDPDWSRFPHYF, encoded by the coding sequence GTGAGCAACCAGATCCCCGCCCCGGTGTCCGACGTCTTCGATCCCACGCGCTGGCGGGTGGTCTCCGGCTTCGAGGACTTCCAGGACATGACCTACCACCGGCAGGTGGAGCGGGATTCCGACGGCGGCTGGGTGCGTGACCTGCCCACGGTCCGCATCGCATTCAACCGGCCCGAGGTCCGCAACGCGTTCCGGCCGGGTACCGTGGACGAGCTCTACCGCGCCATGGACCACGCCCGGATGACCCCCGACGTGGCCACCGTGCTCCTCACCGGCAACGGCCCCTCCCCCAAGGACGGCGGCCACTCCTTCTGCTCCGGCGGCGACCAGCGGATCCGGGGCCGGGACGGCTACCGGTACGCCGACGGCGAGACGCAGGAAACCATCGACCCCGCCCGCGCCGGCCGGCTCCACATCCTGGAAGTCCAGCGGCTCATGCGCACCATGCCCAAGGTGGTCATCGCGGTGGTCAACGGCTGGGCCGCAGGCGGCGGACATTCACTGCACGTGGTCAGCGACCTCACCATCGCCTCCCGGCAGCACGGCAAGTTCAAGCAGACAGACGCCACCGTGGGAAGTTTCGACGCCGGCTACGGCTCCGCGCTGCTGGCCCGCCAGGTGGGGCAAAAGACAGCCCGGGAGATCTTCTTCCTGGCCCGCGAATATTCCGCAGAGGACATGGTTCGCATGGGTGCGGTGAATGAGGCCGTGGACCACGCGCGGCTCGAGGAAGTGGCGCTGGAGTACGCCGCGGACATCGCCCGCCAGTCCCCGCAGGCCATCCGCATGCTGAAGTTCGCCTTCAACCTCGCGGACGACGGCCTGGCCGGCCAGCAGGTGTTCGCCGGCGAAGCCACCCGCCTGGCGTACATGACGGATGAAGCCGTGGAGGGCAAGGAGGCCTTCCTGCAAAAACGCGACCCCGACTGGTCACGCTTCCCGCACTACTTCTAA
- a CDS encoding VOC family protein — protein MGLNIQIVIDSARPHELADWWAETLQWAVEPQDAGFIRSMIGQGFATEDQTMTHRGNLVWKDGAAIRPPEEIEAKAPARRMLFQSVPEGKTVKNRVHWDVRLDGRDKDEVRRELEARGASFLWSARQGPHSWHTMADPEGNEFCIS, from the coding sequence ATGGGACTGAATATCCAGATAGTCATTGATTCCGCCAGGCCGCACGAGCTCGCCGACTGGTGGGCGGAAACCCTGCAGTGGGCCGTGGAACCGCAGGACGCCGGGTTCATCCGCTCCATGATCGGCCAGGGCTTCGCCACGGAGGACCAGACCATGACGCACCGCGGGAACCTGGTGTGGAAGGACGGCGCTGCCATCCGGCCGCCGGAGGAGATCGAGGCCAAGGCGCCTGCGCGGCGCATGCTGTTCCAGTCGGTCCCGGAGGGAAAGACGGTGAAGAACCGGGTGCACTGGGACGTCAGGCTGGACGGCCGGGACAAGGACGAAGTGCGGCGCGAGCTTGAGGCCCGCGGCGCCTCCTTCCTGTGGTCGGCGCGGCAGGGGCCCCATTCCTGGCACACCATGGCGGATCCCGAGGGCAACGAGTTCTGCATCAGCTGA